In Bacteroidales bacterium, a genomic segment contains:
- a CDS encoding PAS domain-containing sensor histidine kinase has protein sequence MIKAFYFLAGIVFSAILALIVYLVASYYRRNTKNKDHEALVSVQNERKQLRTLVDTIPDLIFIKDRQSRFTLANAKVAMVMGTTPENLIGKTDFDFYSENMASAFYADEQKIMDTGLPMINFEENALDEYGNRIIRATTKVPVRNDDGTIIGLAGICRDISKLKNIENQLRKKSEDLQETNRLLENRQKEILIQSEELAEQTQNLLMINAELERLNRTKDKFFSIIAHDLRNPFNAIIGFSELLRHDYYEMDNQHKLSVLELISVSSHTAFNLLENLLEWARTQTDNINFKPENFDLGEIAQTVVDLNCGMALKKGIILKNEVSEEIHVHADKNMINTVLRNLVSNAIKFSNPSGEIVISVKPNKELVEVNVSDNGIGMDRESLNKLFRIDTYYSTAGTMGESGTGLGLIICKEFIEKNNGRIKANSEKGSGTTITFTLNPSKLN, from the coding sequence GTGATCAAGGCTTTCTATTTTTTAGCAGGAATTGTTTTTTCAGCCATTCTGGCCTTGATTGTTTATTTAGTTGCATCGTACTACCGTCGCAACACAAAGAATAAAGATCATGAAGCTCTGGTTTCAGTTCAGAATGAGAGGAAGCAGCTCCGAACCCTTGTGGATACTATTCCTGACCTGATTTTTATCAAAGACCGGCAAAGCAGGTTTACCCTGGCAAACGCCAAAGTGGCTATGGTAATGGGCACAACACCTGAAAACCTTATCGGTAAAACCGATTTTGATTTCTATTCTGAAAATATGGCCTCGGCATTTTATGCTGACGAGCAGAAGATCATGGATACCGGCCTTCCGATGATCAATTTCGAAGAGAATGCCCTGGATGAATATGGAAATCGTATTATTCGGGCAACAACAAAGGTTCCGGTCAGAAATGATGATGGAACCATAATAGGACTGGCAGGAATATGCCGTGATATTTCAAAATTGAAAAACATTGAAAACCAGTTGCGGAAGAAGTCTGAGGATCTTCAGGAAACCAACCGCCTGCTCGAAAACAGGCAAAAAGAGATATTAATTCAGTCGGAAGAGCTTGCCGAACAAACGCAAAACCTGCTCATGATCAATGCCGAGCTCGAACGGCTGAATCGTACAAAGGACAAATTTTTCTCGATCATTGCCCACGATCTCCGGAATCCCTTCAATGCCATCATAGGATTCAGTGAATTGCTCAGGCATGATTATTATGAAATGGATAATCAGCATAAACTGAGTGTTCTTGAACTAATCAGTGTTTCCTCACACACTGCTTTTAACCTTCTTGAAAACCTGCTGGAATGGGCAAGAACCCAAACCGACAATATAAATTTCAAGCCGGAGAACTTTGATCTTGGCGAAATTGCTCAGACTGTCGTTGATCTTAACTGTGGCATGGCTTTAAAAAAGGGCATCATTCTTAAAAACGAAGTCTCAGAGGAAATTCATGTTCATGCTGACAAAAATATGATAAACACGGTTTTGAGAAATCTTGTAAGCAATGCCATAAAGTTCTCAAACCCGAGCGGTGAGATTGTCATTTCAGTGAAGCCGAATAAAGAGCTTGTTGAAGTGAATGTGAGCGATAATGGAATCGGGATGGACCGTGAAAGCCTGAATAAGCTGTTCAGGATTGATACCTATTATTCAACGGCCGGTACAATGGGTGAATCGGGAACAGGACTTGGACTGATTATTTGCAAGGAGTTTATCGAAAAGAACAATGGCCGAATTAAAGCAAACAGTGAAAAAGGTTCAGGGACTACGATAACGTTTACTCTGAATCCGTCAAAACTGAATTAG
- a CDS encoding SAM-dependent methyltransferase: MEPGVKRKLYLIPSTLGDSDIDKVIPVYNRGIIRGLTHFVAEEEKTVRRFLIRCGYQNIQQAAFYLLNEHTPPRDIPFIFSDSGSADLGLISEAGLPGVADPGNMLVSEAFRLGMEVIPLSGPSSLMLALMASGLNGQQFAFNGYLPQKPNERIARIRHFEKRSAAENQSQIFIEAPYRNNHLVESLLSTLRHETRLCIAVNLTLENEWIRTKTIGEWIKQPPGDLKKLPAVFIFLA, encoded by the coding sequence ATGGAGCCTGGGGTAAAAAGAAAGTTGTATCTGATTCCTTCAACGCTGGGTGATTCAGATATCGATAAAGTAATTCCGGTTTATAACCGCGGAATCATCCGCGGATTAACCCATTTTGTGGCAGAAGAAGAAAAAACGGTGAGGCGTTTTCTGATCCGTTGCGGCTATCAGAATATTCAGCAGGCTGCTTTTTATTTATTGAATGAACACACTCCTCCCCGCGACATTCCTTTTATTTTTTCGGATTCAGGTTCAGCTGACCTTGGTTTGATTTCTGAAGCCGGGTTACCGGGTGTGGCAGATCCTGGAAATATGCTTGTTTCAGAAGCCTTCAGATTAGGTATGGAAGTTATTCCGCTTTCAGGCCCCTCTTCGCTTATGCTTGCCCTTATGGCATCCGGCCTCAATGGTCAGCAATTTGCCTTTAACGGATATCTTCCACAGAAACCAAATGAAAGAATCGCCAGGATCAGGCATTTTGAGAAAAGATCGGCAGCTGAAAACCAATCGCAAATTTTCATTGAAGCCCCTTATCGCAATAATCACCTGGTGGAATCATTACTCAGCACCCTTAGACATGAAACCAGACTTTGCATAGCGGTGAATCTGACCCTTGAAAATGAATGGATCCGCACAAAGACAATCGGTGAGTGGATTAAACAACCCCCCGGAGATTTAAAAAAACTGCCGGCCGTATTTATTTTCCTGGCTTAG
- a CDS encoding FKBP-type peptidyl-prolyl cis-trans isomerase codes for MHRQLHEIFFLILLFSVVSCDHFARYPGYKKASHGIYYKLTAIGDEDSVKAKPGDYITVNLTYLTMNDSAFFDGKRKFQVKEPAYEGAIDECFTLLSPEESAVFILSAAKFFENTLHSPLPRFIKTDDPVKVKVDMIDIQTEEDYTREKQAFLSWIQDFGEYEKVILTQFIDQEKLNVSPLPGGMYYLNLIKGNGIKVEKGDTVTVNYEGKFLNGRFFDSTVKRGQPFQFVYGTEWQVIEGLEQAIGMMSEGEKSLFILPSQLAFGNEGSSNQLIPPFTSLIFEVEILKVSSPLNKSALADPVHND; via the coding sequence ATGCACAGGCAGCTTCATGAAATATTCTTTCTGATTCTCTTATTTTCAGTTGTTTCATGTGATCATTTTGCCCGATACCCGGGTTATAAGAAAGCATCGCATGGTATATACTATAAACTCACGGCTATTGGAGATGAGGATTCAGTTAAAGCTAAACCGGGCGACTATATAACCGTAAATCTTACCTACCTGACGATGAACGATTCCGCATTCTTCGACGGAAAAAGAAAATTCCAGGTAAAAGAACCTGCTTATGAAGGTGCTATTGATGAATGTTTTACCTTACTATCCCCTGAAGAAAGTGCTGTTTTTATTCTTTCGGCCGCTAAATTTTTCGAAAACACACTTCACAGTCCTTTACCACGTTTTATTAAAACAGATGATCCCGTAAAGGTAAAGGTTGATATGATCGACATACAAACTGAAGAAGACTACACCCGCGAGAAACAGGCCTTTCTTTCATGGATTCAGGATTTTGGTGAATATGAAAAAGTAATCCTCACCCAGTTTATTGACCAGGAAAAGCTGAATGTGAGTCCTTTGCCAGGCGGTATGTATTACCTTAATCTCATAAAGGGCAATGGTATTAAGGTTGAAAAAGGGGATACGGTTACCGTTAATTATGAAGGGAAATTTCTCAATGGCAGGTTTTTTGATTCTACCGTAAAGCGCGGACAGCCCTTTCAGTTTGTTTATGGTACCGAGTGGCAGGTAATTGAAGGACTGGAGCAGGCTATCGGAATGATGAGCGAAGGTGAGAAAAGCCTGTTTATTTTGCCCTCACAGCTTGCATTCGGGAATGAGGGATCATCCAATCAGTTGATACCGCCATTCACATCTCTCATTTTTGAGGTTGAAATTTTAAAGGTATCTTCGCCGTTAAACAAATCAGCATTAGCTGATCCGGTTCACAACGATTAA
- a CDS encoding FKBP-type peptidyl-prolyl cis-trans isomerase: MRINVLFLLTVALVTGSCSRQPERQITEKEVRETQNAMVEVNRMLVQKDKQKITDYMRQHNLSLQESETGLWYGITKKGTGEPVKDGMTVTLEYDVRLLDGTRCYSSDSLGNKQFTVGKGEVESGLDEGVRLLQKGSEAVLILPPHLAFGFQGDGDKIPARSIIVYHLKIIKADAQAAS, from the coding sequence ATGAGGATTAATGTTTTATTCCTTCTGACTGTTGCCCTGGTCACGGGCAGTTGTTCCCGTCAGCCGGAAAGGCAGATTACGGAAAAAGAGGTAAGGGAAACACAGAACGCCATGGTTGAAGTGAACAGGATGCTTGTACAAAAAGACAAGCAAAAAATCACTGATTATATGAGGCAGCATAATCTATCCCTTCAGGAATCTGAAACGGGATTGTGGTATGGAATTACTAAAAAAGGAACCGGCGAACCGGTTAAGGATGGAATGACAGTGACGCTTGAATATGATGTCAGGCTTCTTGACGGAACTCGTTGTTACAGTTCGGATTCGCTCGGAAATAAACAATTTACAGTTGGTAAAGGGGAAGTGGAATCAGGCCTTGATGAAGGCGTCAGGCTCCTGCAAAAAGGCAGCGAAGCCGTCCTTATTCTTCCTCCGCACCTGGCATTCGGATTCCAGGGAGACGGTGATAAAATTCCGGCTCGTTCCATAATTGTATATCATCTAAAAATCATAAAGGCAGATGCACAGGCAGCTTCATGA
- a CDS encoding DHH family phosphoesterase, whose protein sequence is MNNSEGQIIWQNISQTVKLLKSQAKKIAILCHLNPDGDTLGSALALNRLFTKMGHNCDVISPNDYPEFLKWMPGSDKIVILKHEHDRVVGILKNAEMIFAIDFNEIKRFRDLRDVFESSAAFRVLIDHHPAPTMKVDCMLSDPSASSTAELVYRFIHEAAFKNQMDAEISACLFTGIMTDTGCFSYNSSNRKTWETVADLLDYGINKDEIYSFVYDNYSEHRMRLLGFSLNEKLEVFPEFKTGIISISKADMKKYHFEVGDSEGFVNYPLSIKGVCFSALFLEKDDHIKLSFRSKGTFPVNEFSRDHFHGGGHKNASGGEAYCSLDEALKQFKDLLPRYRDKLNRDED, encoded by the coding sequence ATGAATAATTCTGAAGGTCAAATCATCTGGCAGAATATAAGCCAAACTGTTAAGTTACTTAAAAGTCAGGCAAAAAAAATAGCCATTCTTTGTCATCTTAATCCCGACGGCGATACATTGGGTTCTGCACTTGCCCTGAACCGGCTGTTCACAAAAATGGGGCACAACTGTGATGTGATTTCTCCCAACGACTACCCTGAATTTCTTAAATGGATGCCGGGTTCAGATAAAATCGTTATCCTTAAACATGAACATGACAGGGTGGTTGGCATATTGAAGAATGCTGAAATGATCTTCGCCATTGATTTCAATGAAATCAAAAGATTCCGTGACCTTCGCGATGTATTTGAATCCTCAGCAGCCTTCAGGGTGCTCATTGACCATCATCCCGCACCCACAATGAAAGTGGATTGTATGCTGTCCGATCCTTCCGCCAGCTCAACTGCAGAACTGGTATACCGGTTTATTCATGAAGCAGCCTTTAAAAATCAGATGGACGCTGAAATATCGGCTTGCCTTTTCACAGGCATTATGACCGATACAGGATGCTTCAGCTATAATTCCTCTAACCGGAAAACGTGGGAAACTGTGGCTGATCTGCTGGATTACGGAATCAACAAAGATGAGATCTATTCCTTTGTATACGATAATTATTCGGAACACCGAATGCGCCTGCTTGGTTTCAGCCTGAATGAGAAACTTGAAGTTTTTCCTGAATTCAAAACAGGTATCATTTCAATTTCAAAAGCTGATATGAAAAAATACCACTTCGAAGTGGGCGACAGTGAAGGATTTGTTAATTATCCCCTGTCGATAAAAGGAGTTTGCTTCTCGGCCCTGTTCCTTGAAAAGGATGATCATATAAAACTTTCATTCCGTTCGAAGGGTACATTTCCTGTTAATGAATTCTCAAGAGATCATTTTCATGGCGGAGGGCATAAAAATGCTTCAGGTGGGGAGGCATATTGCTCTCTTGACGAAGCCTTAAAACAATTTAAGGATTTATTGCCCCGTTATCGCGATAAATTGAACCGTGATGAGGATTAA
- the ndk gene encoding nucleoside-diphosphate kinase: MAGTKTFFIIKPGAVSHEYIGPILAKINAAGFHFSALKLTMLDRYHAEHFYAVHKQKPFFESLVTFMTSGPVVVGILEKENAVADYRKLMGATDPAKAEEGTIRKLFAENIERNAVHGSDSDENADIECDFFFAKGERFSKFEE; encoded by the coding sequence ATGGCCGGAACAAAGACCTTTTTCATAATCAAGCCGGGGGCTGTAAGTCATGAATATATAGGACCCATTCTTGCCAAGATCAATGCCGCCGGTTTTCATTTTTCGGCATTGAAGCTTACCATGCTGGACCGGTATCATGCTGAACATTTTTACGCGGTTCATAAACAGAAGCCGTTTTTCGAAAGTCTTGTAACTTTTATGACTTCCGGCCCTGTCGTTGTGGGAATACTTGAGAAGGAAAATGCTGTGGCTGATTACAGGAAACTGATGGGTGCCACTGATCCTGCAAAGGCTGAAGAAGGAACCATACGAAAACTTTTTGCTGAAAACATTGAACGCAATGCGGTTCATGGATCTGACAGCGACGAAAATGCCGATATTGAATGCGATTTCTTTTTTGCAAAGGGAGAGCGATTTTCAAAATTCGAGGAGTGA
- a CDS encoding oligopeptide transporter, OPT family produces the protein MAENKKFIPFVSPDTSMKEFSVRALIIGLVMAVVLGAANAYLGLKAGMTIAATYPAAVIGMAILKAMRGSILEENFARTVGSIGESVAAGAIFTLPAFFVSGIWDPFFTPGHYVASTLILIAGGVLGIMFVALLRRVMVEDTELPFPESVAAAEIHKAGQSTGNNSKFLFAAMAMGGLVKLLGEIKLFPVYWEKFFLFVKQTVTGTKFTGQGGMMLGSPGISPAYIGVGYIIGPRLGSLNFSGGVLAWGLLTPMILYFLAPSFDLNAMAASVMASNPSLTPDAAMHKVWTDTFYSIWRYVVRPIAIGGMLVSAVFTLWRMRKSLTAGIARSVSDVKKAAAGQQVDIPRNEKDIPFNRIMIGIFSVAVLTFLITFYIFHTSALVALVAATVMIILAFFFAAVSGYLVGIMGSSNNPISGLTLTALVVTALLMVALGVTGTEGVASVLGVAAIVCVSAAVAGEMLQDLKAGHILGGTPWRMQVGDIIGVVLAGLVMFGVLVFLNDGDIAKGIREGYDGGFGSKNLSAPQASLMAILSKGIVSGQMAWPLIIAGMLMGVAFIMMQVKSPMLVCVGMYLPLETTFAIFLGGLFKGLVDNISEKRKFSAAQKINSENTGVLLASGLIAGEALMGLVIAIFAVGNIFLYDIVSIFKHPPFIISILVLAVIAVVLVRIPLRNAGKADAPVPPGAVM, from the coding sequence ATGGCCGAAAATAAAAAATTTATTCCGTTTGTATCACCTGATACCAGTATGAAGGAGTTTTCAGTGAGGGCACTGATCATCGGACTTGTCATGGCTGTTGTGTTGGGAGCCGCCAATGCCTACCTGGGCCTGAAGGCGGGAATGACAATTGCTGCAACGTATCCTGCAGCGGTGATTGGTATGGCAATTCTGAAAGCCATGAGAGGATCGATTCTTGAAGAGAACTTCGCCCGTACCGTAGGTTCAATAGGTGAGTCGGTTGCTGCCGGAGCTATTTTCACACTTCCGGCATTTTTTGTATCCGGAATCTGGGATCCTTTCTTTACTCCCGGCCATTATGTGGCATCCACCCTCATTCTCATCGCAGGTGGCGTGCTGGGTATCATGTTTGTTGCCCTTTTACGGCGTGTGATGGTTGAAGATACCGAATTGCCCTTTCCCGAATCGGTTGCAGCCGCTGAAATTCATAAGGCAGGCCAGTCGACAGGCAACAATTCAAAGTTTCTTTTCGCCGCCATGGCTATGGGAGGGCTTGTTAAATTACTCGGAGAAATCAAGCTGTTCCCTGTTTACTGGGAAAAGTTCTTCCTTTTTGTCAAACAAACTGTTACAGGTACCAAATTTACAGGCCAGGGCGGTATGATGCTCGGAAGTCCCGGAATTAGTCCCGCTTACATTGGCGTTGGCTATATTATTGGTCCGCGTCTGGGTTCTTTGAACTTCAGTGGGGGTGTTCTTGCGTGGGGCTTGCTTACACCCATGATCCTGTATTTCCTGGCTCCCTCATTCGATCTGAATGCCATGGCTGCTTCGGTGATGGCTTCAAATCCTTCCCTCACACCCGATGCTGCCATGCATAAAGTGTGGACTGACACCTTCTATTCCATTTGGCGTTATGTTGTCCGCCCCATAGCTATCGGCGGAATGCTTGTCAGCGCAGTATTCACCTTGTGGAGAATGAGAAAAAGCCTCACAGCAGGTATTGCCAGATCAGTTAGCGATGTGAAAAAGGCCGCTGCCGGTCAGCAGGTTGACATTCCGCGGAATGAAAAAGATATTCCCTTCAACCGCATAATGATCGGTATTTTTTCAGTTGCCGTGCTTACTTTCCTCATCACCTTTTATATATTCCATACAAGCGCATTGGTTGCCCTTGTTGCCGCCACTGTAATGATTATCCTTGCCTTCTTTTTCGCAGCCGTATCGGGTTACCTTGTAGGTATCATGGGCTCAAGCAATAACCCCATATCAGGACTTACCCTTACCGCTCTTGTGGTTACCGCATTGCTTATGGTTGCCCTTGGCGTAACCGGAACTGAAGGCGTCGCATCGGTTCTTGGAGTGGCAGCCATAGTATGCGTTTCAGCTGCTGTGGCCGGTGAAATGTTGCAGGACCTTAAAGCCGGGCATATCCTGGGTGGAACACCCTGGCGAATGCAGGTTGGTGATATCATAGGCGTTGTACTGGCCGGCCTTGTAATGTTCGGCGTCCTGGTTTTCCTCAATGACGGTGACATTGCAAAAGGCATCCGTGAAGGGTATGACGGCGGTTTTGGAAGTAAAAACCTCTCTGCCCCACAGGCCAGTCTAATGGCTATATTATCAAAGGGTATTGTTAGCGGACAAATGGCATGGCCTTTAATTATTGCCGGTATGCTTATGGGAGTAGCATTCATTATGATGCAGGTTAAAAGCCCCATGCTGGTTTGCGTAGGTATGTACCTTCCGTTGGAAACCACGTTTGCCATTTTCCTTGGCGGACTTTTTAAAGGTCTTGTTGACAATATCAGTGAGAAACGAAAATTCTCAGCTGCTCAGAAAATCAATTCGGAAAACACCGGGGTATTGCTGGCCTCAGGATTAATAGCAGGCGAAGCACTGATGGGACTTGTAATCGCCATTTTCGCTGTCGGGAATATTTTCCTTTACGATATAGTTTCAATTTTCAAGCATCCTCCTTTCATTATAAGTATACTTGTGTTGGCTGTGATAGCTGTTGTACTTGTAAGAATTCCCCTGAGGAATGCCGGAAAAGCTGATGCACCCGTACCGCCGGGCGCTGTAATGTAG
- a CDS encoding PqqD family protein: MARDPRNFLDMVPVRNITEFTRDGDEITLLLPKFKSAWMRKWLIPPRRSAHIKIHLDTMGSKVWDLIDGIRNTGEICERMNPGSAEPAEPMEKRVTEFLRQLYKNRFILFK, encoded by the coding sequence ATGGCCCGAGATCCGCGGAATTTTCTGGATATGGTTCCTGTCCGGAATATAACTGAATTCACCAGGGATGGGGATGAAATAACATTGCTTCTTCCTAAGTTCAAAAGTGCCTGGATGCGTAAATGGCTGATACCGCCGCGCAGGTCGGCCCACATCAAAATTCACCTTGATACAATGGGAAGCAAGGTATGGGATTTGATTGATGGCATACGGAACACGGGAGAGATCTGTGAACGGATGAATCCAGGTTCCGCTGAACCGGCAGAACCGATGGAAAAAAGAGTCACTGAATTCCTAAGGCAGCTTTATAAAAACAGATTTATTCTTTTTAAATAA
- a CDS encoding peptide MFS transporter has protein sequence MFKGHPRGLLIASLANMGERFGFYTMYAIFTLFLQAKYGYDSSKTGFIWASFLFGVYFLPLLGGFIADKLLGYGKTITVGIFVMFFGYLLLAMPLKGDTSLWLVIGALFTVALGTGLFKGNLQALVGNMYDDPKYSDKRDSAFTIFYMCINIGAMFAPTAAEAVNNYVLKAAHYTYDSRIPALAHKFLESKLGNITEYLNIARLQDANVTAETLGSFSQNYIDALSKSYHYAFGVACISLIISIIIFLGFKKFYSYADKTEKQKAMADKTAVIELSPEETKRRVFALFMVFFVVIFFWMSFHQNGLTMTLFARDYTVPSVGRFTNLWFDLFGLLPILLSVIGLVFALGKKNQVKTRLLGFGAFVLFGLLAYWRYRGYGESNPFTPQKFQHFNPFFIVALGQIVLGIYAWLRLKGKEPSSPRKIGYGMIITAIAFSLLIIASLNLPSPKSIGGEVSHTLVSPYWLISTYFMLTIAELFLSPIGISFVSRVAPPKYKGLAQGGWFAATSVGNLLVGLMGYFWDKVSLSVFWSILVFCCLLSASFIFIIIKRLEKASETA, from the coding sequence ATGTTTAAAGGACATCCAAGGGGATTGCTGATTGCATCCCTTGCCAATATGGGCGAAAGATTTGGTTTCTACACCATGTATGCTATTTTCACCTTGTTCCTTCAGGCAAAATATGGCTATGATTCCAGTAAAACAGGGTTCATATGGGCAAGCTTCCTGTTTGGTGTTTATTTCCTGCCCCTTTTGGGAGGTTTTATTGCGGATAAACTCCTGGGATACGGGAAAACAATAACAGTGGGAATTTTTGTTATGTTTTTCGGCTATTTGCTACTTGCCATGCCGCTGAAGGGAGATACAAGCCTGTGGCTGGTGATCGGTGCACTGTTCACAGTGGCTCTCGGCACCGGACTTTTCAAGGGCAATCTTCAGGCACTTGTCGGCAATATGTACGATGATCCGAAATACAGCGACAAACGCGATTCGGCTTTCACCATTTTCTATATGTGCATCAATATTGGCGCCATGTTTGCTCCAACGGCTGCAGAAGCGGTGAACAATTACGTACTTAAAGCGGCTCATTATACATATGACTCAAGGATTCCCGCACTTGCCCACAAATTCCTGGAGAGCAAGCTCGGCAATATTACTGAATACCTGAACATAGCCAGACTGCAGGATGCAAATGTTACAGCTGAAACACTCGGGAGCTTTTCGCAAAACTATATTGATGCACTGAGTAAATCGTATCATTATGCCTTCGGTGTTGCATGTATAAGTCTCATTATTTCAATCATTATATTCCTAGGCTTTAAGAAGTTTTACAGTTATGCAGATAAGACCGAAAAACAAAAAGCCATGGCCGACAAAACGGCTGTTATAGAACTTTCTCCTGAAGAAACGAAAAGGCGTGTTTTTGCCCTTTTCATGGTATTTTTTGTAGTGATTTTCTTCTGGATGTCTTTTCATCAGAACGGTTTAACAATGACACTTTTTGCCCGTGATTATACCGTTCCATCAGTCGGAAGATTCACTAACCTGTGGTTTGACCTTTTCGGTTTATTGCCGATTTTGTTGTCTGTCATCGGTCTCGTATTTGCCCTGGGTAAAAAGAACCAGGTAAAAACAAGGCTATTAGGTTTTGGTGCCTTTGTTCTGTTCGGACTTTTGGCGTATTGGCGTTACAGGGGATACGGAGAATCCAATCCCTTCACTCCCCAGAAGTTCCAGCATTTTAACCCATTTTTCATTGTGGCACTGGGACAGATTGTTTTGGGTATCTACGCATGGCTGCGGCTAAAAGGCAAGGAACCTTCGTCACCCCGAAAAATAGGATATGGCATGATCATTACAGCCATAGCTTTCAGCCTGCTCATTATTGCTTCACTGAATTTACCGTCGCCGAAATCAATCGGCGGTGAAGTTTCACATACACTGGTCTCGCCATACTGGCTGATATCCACTTATTTTATGCTCACCATTGCTGAATTGTTCCTGAGTCCTATCGGCATCTCCTTCGTATCGAGGGTTGCTCCGCCTAAATATAAGGGACTGGCACAGGGTGGATGGTTTGCTGCCACTTCAGTGGGTAACCTGCTTGTAGGATTGATGGGCTATTTCTGGGACAAGGTTTCCCTGAGCGTGTTCTGGTCGATTCTCGTATTTTGCTGCCTGCTATCGGCCTCATTTATATTCATTATCATAAAGAGGCTGGAAAAAGCAAGTGAGACGGCGTAG
- a CDS encoding C69 family dipeptidase, translating into MTNRFIVTLIGIFIFALENTFSCTNFLVSKGATRDGSVLISYAADSHVLFGELYHYPAKDYPAGAMLDIYEWDTGKYLGKIPQVKHTYNVVGNMNEHQVAIGETTYGGRLELQDTTAIMDYGSLIYIALQRATTAREAIQVIDQLMQTYGYYSEGESFSIADPNEVWIMELIGKGPGNKGAVWVARRIPDGYVCGHANQARITTFPLNDPKNCLYAKDVISFARSKGYYTGSDENFSFSDAYAPVTFDGARFCDARVWTGFRKVADGMDEYTDYVKGENLKHRMPLWVKANRKLGPEDVMNMMRDYYQGTPLDMTQDIGAGPNKSIVRWRPMTWKVDGKTYLNERAISTQQTGFSFIAQSRAFLPDPVGGILWFGVDDTYSTVYSPMYCGMTSVPPAFAVGNGDMMDFSPDAAFWVFNQVSNLAYTRYNYMLPYIQERQKKLENGYMAETAKIDQEAAALYKKNPEKAIKLITDYSVNAGQKTVAEWKDLYAFLFTRYMDGNVKTKVAGQKNPKLEQPGYDEAWYREVAKDAGDRIRVPEGNEGH; encoded by the coding sequence ATGACAAATAGATTCATTGTAACACTTATCGGAATATTCATTTTCGCTCTTGAAAATACTTTTTCGTGTACAAATTTTTTAGTGTCAAAGGGTGCAACCCGGGATGGCTCTGTATTAATTTCCTACGCAGCTGATTCTCACGTACTTTTTGGTGAGTTGTATCATTACCCTGCAAAGGATTATCCTGCAGGCGCAATGCTTGACATTTATGAATGGGATACAGGAAAATATCTTGGAAAAATACCCCAGGTAAAACATACCTATAATGTAGTGGGAAATATGAACGAGCACCAGGTTGCCATTGGTGAGACAACCTATGGTGGAAGACTTGAACTGCAGGATACAACTGCCATAATGGATTACGGCAGCCTGATTTATATTGCCCTTCAACGTGCAACAACAGCCCGTGAAGCAATTCAGGTAATTGATCAGCTTATGCAGACTTACGGATATTATAGCGAAGGCGAATCTTTTTCAATTGCTGATCCGAATGAAGTCTGGATCATGGAACTCATTGGCAAGGGTCCCGGAAACAAAGGCGCAGTCTGGGTTGCCAGGCGGATACCAGACGGGTACGTTTGTGGACATGCCAACCAGGCCCGTATAACAACTTTCCCGTTAAATGATCCTAAAAACTGCCTGTATGCAAAAGATGTGATTTCTTTTGCCCGGAGTAAGGGTTATTATACCGGCTCTGACGAAAATTTTAGTTTTTCAGATGCCTATGCCCCGGTTACATTTGACGGTGCCCGTTTCTGTGATGCCAGGGTTTGGACAGGTTTCAGAAAGGTTGCTGATGGCATGGACGAGTATACCGACTATGTTAAAGGAGAAAACCTGAAACACAGGATGCCCTTATGGGTTAAGGCTAATCGTAAGCTTGGTCCTGAGGACGTGATGAACATGATGCGCGATTACTACCAGGGAACACCTCTTGATATGACTCAGGATATCGGTGCCGGTCCCAATAAGTCAATTGTAAGATGGAGACCCATGACCTGGAAAGTGGATGGTAAGACTTACCTGAATGAAAGGGCCATTTCAACACAACAGACTGGTTTCTCGTTTATAGCCCAGTCACGTGCGTTTTTGCCCGATCCTGTAGGCGGAATTTTATGGTTTGGAGTTGACGATACATACAGTACGGTATATTCCCCGATGTATTGTGGTATGACATCTGTTCCTCCTGCTTTTGCAGTCGGAAATGGCGATATGATGGATTTTTCACCCGATGCTGCGTTCTGGGTATTCAACCAGGTCTCAAACCTGGCTTATACAAGGTATAATTATATGTTACCTTATATCCAGGAACGCCAGAAAAAACTTGAGAACGGCTATATGGCCGAAACTGCAAAGATCGACCAGGAGGCTGCTGCTCTTTACAAAAAGAATCCTGAAAAAGCTATAAAACTGATTACTGATTATTCGGTAAACGCAGGACAGAAAACCGTTGCAGAATGGAAAGATCTGTATGCCTTTCTTTTTACCCGGTACATGGATGGCAATGTGAAGACAAAAGTTGCCGGACAGAAAAACCCGAAACTCGAACAACCCGGTTATGACGAGGCATGGTACCGCGAAGTGGCCAAAGACGCCGGCGACAGGATAAGAGTTCCGGAAGGGAATGAAGGGCATTGA